Proteins encoded together in one Oncorhynchus masou masou isolate Uvic2021 chromosome 3, UVic_Omas_1.1, whole genome shotgun sequence window:
- the crsp7 gene encoding mediator of RNA polymerase II transcription subunit 26 isoform X1, producing the protein MTTASATPQQMRDRLLQAIDSRSNQIHNMVAVLEVITYLEKFPITKEALEETRLGKLINDVRKKTKDKDLAKRAKKLLRSWQKLIDPGQNETPSRGAVSVSGSANGSAHPCWTDVPPPDVSLAGKGVQEVKTRNDVHNTYSPKAEKSSSRKRRGEQDSVHLPAKTSKMSPNEQMHNSTLPPPPTNGIAGNPEAPQDLEATPSPDRARTEHIENEKHSRIPVNAVKPHPSSPGLAKLPSTSSLLKTAVLQQQARLDEGGGQYLTKSPRCLSSPRTMKQETMSKHSSTYAPKGTIPSPARSPRLPSSQLLTSPAQVSHVNGPPPPAHRASLHWPGSSEATTNPPHSTGTLEPPPVFLPTNHPAPQNSECAELHRPTPSVVVVKAEAEVSASSSDRKKRKKYRSRDYSVNLQGQDTEDKTKPVRLKERRLTFDPVTGQIKSMVHKEPCQVEEPPMPPPPKPQQRTDLHPQQPPAPTPSPFQQTNWKELSRNEIIQSYLNLQSNVLTSSRVQAPGAHFFMSEYLKREESDLREARRGVHVLQLDSSVMDTPGVSREVTDKDLHRVHTEHWQGVNGCYDTKGTWFDWTECISLDPHGDESKLNILPYICLD; encoded by the exons CAGATTCACAATATGGTGGCAGTATTAGAAGTTATCACATACTTGGAGAAATTCCCTATCACCAAAGAAGCACTTGAG GAAACCCGATTGGGGAAACTGATCAATGACGTGAGGAAGAAGACCAAGGATAAAGACCTTGCCAAGCGTGCCAAGAAGCTTTTGCGGAGCTGGCAGAAATTGATTGACCCAGGGCAAAATGAGACTCCATCACGGGGGGCAGTAAGTGTCTCGGGCTCTGCCAATGGCAGTGCCCACCCCTGTTGGACTGACGTTCCACCCCCTGACGTATCCCTGGCAGGCAAAGGTGTCCAAGAGGTCAAAACCAGAAATGACGTCCACAACACCTACTCGCCCAAAGCGGAGAAGTCAAGCAGCAGGAAGCGTAGAGGGGAGCAGGACAGTGTGCACTTACCGGCCAAAACCTCCAAGATGTCCCCCAACGAGCAGATGCACAACTCTACTCTGCCGCCACCTCCCACAAATGGGATTGCAGGTAACCCTGAGGCTCCCCAAGACCTAGAGGCTACACCTTCGCCAGACAGGGCCCGGACAGAGCACATTGAGAATGAAAAACACAGTAGAATCCCTGTCAATGCTGTTAAACCTCACCCCAGCTCCCCGGGCCTCGCCAAACTACCTAGCACTTCCTCTTTACTCAAGACTGCTGTGTTGCAGCAGCAAGCAAGGCTGGACGAAGGAGGGGGGCAATATCTGACCAAAAGCCCCCGCTGCCTTTCAAGTCCACGGACTATGAAGCAAGAGACTATGTCCAAGCACTCTTCAACATATGCACCAAAAGGGACTATCCCAAGCCCAGCTCGGAGTCCTCGCTTGCCTTCGTCCCAGCTTTTAACGTCCCCAGCCCAAGTGTCTCATGTGAATGGGCCGCCACCCCCTGCCCATAGGGCCTCACTGCACTGGCCTGGCTCCTCAGAGGCCACCACCAATCCCCCACACAGCACTGGAACACTGGAACCCCCGCCTGTCTTCCTTCCCACCAACCATCCCGCCCCACAAAACTCTGAGTGCGCGGAACTCCACAGACCCACCCCCTCTGTAGTGGTGGTCAAGGCTGAGGCAGAAGTCTCTGCCTCCAGCTCGGACCGCAAAAAGAGGAAGAAGTATAGGTCCAGGGACTACTCTGTCAACCTGCAGGGGCAGGACACAGAGGACAAAACAAAGCCTGTGAGGTTAAAAGAACGCAGGCTAACGTTTGACCCTGTGACTGGACAGATCAAGTCCATGGTACATAAAGAACCCTGTCAGGTGGAGGAACCCCCAATGCCACCTCCCCCTAAGCCCCAGCAGAGAACTGATCTGCATCCACAGCAGCCTCCCGCTCCCACCCCTAGCCCCTTCCAACAGACTAACTGGAAAGAGCTGTCCCGAAACGAGATCATCCAGTCCTACCTAAACCTTCAGAGCAACGTGCTCACATCCTCAAGGGTCCAGGCCCCCGGCGCGCACTTTTTCATGTCAGAATACCTGAAACGGGAGGAGAGTGATCTCAGGGAGGCAAGGCGAGGAGTCCATGTCTTGCAGCTGGACAGCTCGGTAATGGACACACCTGGAGTGAGCCGAGAGGTGACCGACAAGGACCTCCACAGAGTACATACGGAGCACTGGCAAGGGGTAAATGGTTGTTACGACACCAAGGGCACTTGGTTCGACTGGACGGAGTGTATATCGTTGGACCCACATGGGGACGAGAGCAAACTGAATATCCTGCCATATATTTGCCTAGACTGA
- the crsp7 gene encoding mediator of RNA polymerase II transcription subunit 26 isoform X2, protein MTTASATPQQMRDRLLQAIDSRSNIHNMVAVLEVITYLEKFPITKEALEETRLGKLINDVRKKTKDKDLAKRAKKLLRSWQKLIDPGQNETPSRGAVSVSGSANGSAHPCWTDVPPPDVSLAGKGVQEVKTRNDVHNTYSPKAEKSSSRKRRGEQDSVHLPAKTSKMSPNEQMHNSTLPPPPTNGIAGNPEAPQDLEATPSPDRARTEHIENEKHSRIPVNAVKPHPSSPGLAKLPSTSSLLKTAVLQQQARLDEGGGQYLTKSPRCLSSPRTMKQETMSKHSSTYAPKGTIPSPARSPRLPSSQLLTSPAQVSHVNGPPPPAHRASLHWPGSSEATTNPPHSTGTLEPPPVFLPTNHPAPQNSECAELHRPTPSVVVVKAEAEVSASSSDRKKRKKYRSRDYSVNLQGQDTEDKTKPVRLKERRLTFDPVTGQIKSMVHKEPCQVEEPPMPPPPKPQQRTDLHPQQPPAPTPSPFQQTNWKELSRNEIIQSYLNLQSNVLTSSRVQAPGAHFFMSEYLKREESDLREARRGVHVLQLDSSVMDTPGVSREVTDKDLHRVHTEHWQGVNGCYDTKGTWFDWTECISLDPHGDESKLNILPYICLD, encoded by the exons ATTCACAATATGGTGGCAGTATTAGAAGTTATCACATACTTGGAGAAATTCCCTATCACCAAAGAAGCACTTGAG GAAACCCGATTGGGGAAACTGATCAATGACGTGAGGAAGAAGACCAAGGATAAAGACCTTGCCAAGCGTGCCAAGAAGCTTTTGCGGAGCTGGCAGAAATTGATTGACCCAGGGCAAAATGAGACTCCATCACGGGGGGCAGTAAGTGTCTCGGGCTCTGCCAATGGCAGTGCCCACCCCTGTTGGACTGACGTTCCACCCCCTGACGTATCCCTGGCAGGCAAAGGTGTCCAAGAGGTCAAAACCAGAAATGACGTCCACAACACCTACTCGCCCAAAGCGGAGAAGTCAAGCAGCAGGAAGCGTAGAGGGGAGCAGGACAGTGTGCACTTACCGGCCAAAACCTCCAAGATGTCCCCCAACGAGCAGATGCACAACTCTACTCTGCCGCCACCTCCCACAAATGGGATTGCAGGTAACCCTGAGGCTCCCCAAGACCTAGAGGCTACACCTTCGCCAGACAGGGCCCGGACAGAGCACATTGAGAATGAAAAACACAGTAGAATCCCTGTCAATGCTGTTAAACCTCACCCCAGCTCCCCGGGCCTCGCCAAACTACCTAGCACTTCCTCTTTACTCAAGACTGCTGTGTTGCAGCAGCAAGCAAGGCTGGACGAAGGAGGGGGGCAATATCTGACCAAAAGCCCCCGCTGCCTTTCAAGTCCACGGACTATGAAGCAAGAGACTATGTCCAAGCACTCTTCAACATATGCACCAAAAGGGACTATCCCAAGCCCAGCTCGGAGTCCTCGCTTGCCTTCGTCCCAGCTTTTAACGTCCCCAGCCCAAGTGTCTCATGTGAATGGGCCGCCACCCCCTGCCCATAGGGCCTCACTGCACTGGCCTGGCTCCTCAGAGGCCACCACCAATCCCCCACACAGCACTGGAACACTGGAACCCCCGCCTGTCTTCCTTCCCACCAACCATCCCGCCCCACAAAACTCTGAGTGCGCGGAACTCCACAGACCCACCCCCTCTGTAGTGGTGGTCAAGGCTGAGGCAGAAGTCTCTGCCTCCAGCTCGGACCGCAAAAAGAGGAAGAAGTATAGGTCCAGGGACTACTCTGTCAACCTGCAGGGGCAGGACACAGAGGACAAAACAAAGCCTGTGAGGTTAAAAGAACGCAGGCTAACGTTTGACCCTGTGACTGGACAGATCAAGTCCATGGTACATAAAGAACCCTGTCAGGTGGAGGAACCCCCAATGCCACCTCCCCCTAAGCCCCAGCAGAGAACTGATCTGCATCCACAGCAGCCTCCCGCTCCCACCCCTAGCCCCTTCCAACAGACTAACTGGAAAGAGCTGTCCCGAAACGAGATCATCCAGTCCTACCTAAACCTTCAGAGCAACGTGCTCACATCCTCAAGGGTCCAGGCCCCCGGCGCGCACTTTTTCATGTCAGAATACCTGAAACGGGAGGAGAGTGATCTCAGGGAGGCAAGGCGAGGAGTCCATGTCTTGCAGCTGGACAGCTCGGTAATGGACACACCTGGAGTGAGCCGAGAGGTGACCGACAAGGACCTCCACAGAGTACATACGGAGCACTGGCAAGGGGTAAATGGTTGTTACGACACCAAGGGCACTTGGTTCGACTGGACGGAGTGTATATCGTTGGACCCACATGGGGACGAGAGCAAACTGAATATCCTGCCATATATTTGCCTAGACTGA
- the crsp7 gene encoding mediator of RNA polymerase II transcription subunit 26 isoform X3 → MVAVLEVITYLEKFPITKEALEETRLGKLINDVRKKTKDKDLAKRAKKLLRSWQKLIDPGQNETPSRGAVSVSGSANGSAHPCWTDVPPPDVSLAGKGVQEVKTRNDVHNTYSPKAEKSSSRKRRGEQDSVHLPAKTSKMSPNEQMHNSTLPPPPTNGIAGNPEAPQDLEATPSPDRARTEHIENEKHSRIPVNAVKPHPSSPGLAKLPSTSSLLKTAVLQQQARLDEGGGQYLTKSPRCLSSPRTMKQETMSKHSSTYAPKGTIPSPARSPRLPSSQLLTSPAQVSHVNGPPPPAHRASLHWPGSSEATTNPPHSTGTLEPPPVFLPTNHPAPQNSECAELHRPTPSVVVVKAEAEVSASSSDRKKRKKYRSRDYSVNLQGQDTEDKTKPVRLKERRLTFDPVTGQIKSMVHKEPCQVEEPPMPPPPKPQQRTDLHPQQPPAPTPSPFQQTNWKELSRNEIIQSYLNLQSNVLTSSRVQAPGAHFFMSEYLKREESDLREARRGVHVLQLDSSVMDTPGVSREVTDKDLHRVHTEHWQGVNGCYDTKGTWFDWTECISLDPHGDESKLNILPYICLD, encoded by the exons ATGGTGGCAGTATTAGAAGTTATCACATACTTGGAGAAATTCCCTATCACCAAAGAAGCACTTGAG GAAACCCGATTGGGGAAACTGATCAATGACGTGAGGAAGAAGACCAAGGATAAAGACCTTGCCAAGCGTGCCAAGAAGCTTTTGCGGAGCTGGCAGAAATTGATTGACCCAGGGCAAAATGAGACTCCATCACGGGGGGCAGTAAGTGTCTCGGGCTCTGCCAATGGCAGTGCCCACCCCTGTTGGACTGACGTTCCACCCCCTGACGTATCCCTGGCAGGCAAAGGTGTCCAAGAGGTCAAAACCAGAAATGACGTCCACAACACCTACTCGCCCAAAGCGGAGAAGTCAAGCAGCAGGAAGCGTAGAGGGGAGCAGGACAGTGTGCACTTACCGGCCAAAACCTCCAAGATGTCCCCCAACGAGCAGATGCACAACTCTACTCTGCCGCCACCTCCCACAAATGGGATTGCAGGTAACCCTGAGGCTCCCCAAGACCTAGAGGCTACACCTTCGCCAGACAGGGCCCGGACAGAGCACATTGAGAATGAAAAACACAGTAGAATCCCTGTCAATGCTGTTAAACCTCACCCCAGCTCCCCGGGCCTCGCCAAACTACCTAGCACTTCCTCTTTACTCAAGACTGCTGTGTTGCAGCAGCAAGCAAGGCTGGACGAAGGAGGGGGGCAATATCTGACCAAAAGCCCCCGCTGCCTTTCAAGTCCACGGACTATGAAGCAAGAGACTATGTCCAAGCACTCTTCAACATATGCACCAAAAGGGACTATCCCAAGCCCAGCTCGGAGTCCTCGCTTGCCTTCGTCCCAGCTTTTAACGTCCCCAGCCCAAGTGTCTCATGTGAATGGGCCGCCACCCCCTGCCCATAGGGCCTCACTGCACTGGCCTGGCTCCTCAGAGGCCACCACCAATCCCCCACACAGCACTGGAACACTGGAACCCCCGCCTGTCTTCCTTCCCACCAACCATCCCGCCCCACAAAACTCTGAGTGCGCGGAACTCCACAGACCCACCCCCTCTGTAGTGGTGGTCAAGGCTGAGGCAGAAGTCTCTGCCTCCAGCTCGGACCGCAAAAAGAGGAAGAAGTATAGGTCCAGGGACTACTCTGTCAACCTGCAGGGGCAGGACACAGAGGACAAAACAAAGCCTGTGAGGTTAAAAGAACGCAGGCTAACGTTTGACCCTGTGACTGGACAGATCAAGTCCATGGTACATAAAGAACCCTGTCAGGTGGAGGAACCCCCAATGCCACCTCCCCCTAAGCCCCAGCAGAGAACTGATCTGCATCCACAGCAGCCTCCCGCTCCCACCCCTAGCCCCTTCCAACAGACTAACTGGAAAGAGCTGTCCCGAAACGAGATCATCCAGTCCTACCTAAACCTTCAGAGCAACGTGCTCACATCCTCAAGGGTCCAGGCCCCCGGCGCGCACTTTTTCATGTCAGAATACCTGAAACGGGAGGAGAGTGATCTCAGGGAGGCAAGGCGAGGAGTCCATGTCTTGCAGCTGGACAGCTCGGTAATGGACACACCTGGAGTGAGCCGAGAGGTGACCGACAAGGACCTCCACAGAGTACATACGGAGCACTGGCAAGGGGTAAATGGTTGTTACGACACCAAGGGCACTTGGTTCGACTGGACGGAGTGTATATCGTTGGACCCACATGGGGACGAGAGCAAACTGAATATCCTGCCATATATTTGCCTAGACTGA